The Populus alba chromosome 6, ASM523922v2, whole genome shotgun sequence genomic interval CTCCAAAACATCCTTCATAGAAGGTCTGGTGGATGGCATGGAGTGCGTGCAAATGAGTCCTAGGTTGAATACAGTGGTCATTTCTTGCAAGAAACATGGTTCCGTAATCTCCTGGTCAAGGCAATCAACAACAGGCTTTCCCTGTCCAAACTGCTGCCATGCCCACTCTGCAAGGCTGGTATGCTCATCTCCACTATTAGGTTCTCTTCCAGTCGCCAATTCCAGGAGTACAACTCCAAAGCTATAGACATCTATCTTTTCATTCACCCTTGTCGTATAGGCATACTCTGCCAtaaaaatgaggaaaaaatagatttaaatggTGTGGTGTGATCTCAAAATTCTGAGTTGGAATTAAATGAACAGTGAATATACTTGATAATGCACATTGAAGTTGTTGAATGATCTTACCAGGGGCCATATAACCGAAAGAACCTGCTACAACAGACATGGTATGAACCTCTCCTTGCTTAGCCAATATTCTGGCCAGTCCAAAATCTGCTATTCTTGCCTTCAATTCAGAATCCAACAAGATATTACTAGACTTCACGTCTCGATGAATGATAGGAGTGGAGCAATCATGATGCATGTAGCTTAGGCCTCGTGCAGCTCCAATGGCAATCTGGAACCTTGTGGGCCAATCCAAGACAGAATTATGGACTGAACTTGTTCCCATCGATGAACTTCTCTTCCTCCCATGAAGCCACCTATCAAGGCTTTGGTTCTCCATGAACTCATAAACAAGAAGCTTTGAGCTCTCACTTGAAATACAGCACAATAATTTAACTATGTTTGCATGCCTAATTGTTCCCAGTATCTGAACCTCTGCCAAAAATTCCTTTTCAAGATTGTGATCcattttttcattattcaaaATCCTCTTGACAGCAACGCAGTCACCTGCACGGTTTATGGCCACCCGGTATACCTTTCCCGATCCTCCACttccaatcagattattttCTGTCAAACTTGCCAAAATGTTTGCTTCTGTGAAGTCCAATCTCTGGAATGAGGTCAGCTTCCATCCTGCCAGATCACGTTTTGCCTTCTTTCTTTGGTAGTCCCTAACCATAAAAAAGGTGACTATCATAGTGACTAGAAAAATGGTCACAGTAAGAACCAGAATCAAGGCAAGAGTTTTAGAGGGCATTTTTTTAGAGTCGCGAAGTTTAGCATAGCAATTTGGAAAGTTTAGAACTGGATTAACAGCACAGAGATTAGAATTGTTCAGGAAGCTGTTATCATAGGCAAGGTTATCAAACTGATCAGGGATTTTCCCAGATAGATGATTGGAGGACAAGTTGAGAAGAAGAAGTTTCAACTGGTCAAATTCAAGAGGGATTTCACCAGAAAAATGGTTTTGAGACAAATCTAAATACTGCAGGCCAGGTAAAGACCCAATCTCCTTTGGGATCTGGCCAGAAAGTGCATTTCTTGAGAGATTTAAACTAGTCAATGACTTCCAGGATATTATCTTGGATGGGAGTTGACCTGAAAATTGATTTCCATCAAGCAGAAGATTTGAAAGGTGAGGCAGACTCGTTATTTCCACAGGAATTTCACCAGAAAGATGATTGTTGCTCGCCTTGAAATCAACCACGTTCACCCAGCTAGAGATTCCAGGAGGAATCGGACCAGAAAATCTGTTGTTGCTGAGTTCCAACCTTGACAAATTCCATGACAGCTTGCTCGGAAGTCCCCCCGAAAAGGAATTGTCACTTAACATCAAGTAAGTCATATTGGAGGCTGTCCAAACACCTGCAGGTACCTCACCTGAAAAGCTGTTGCTGTAAAGTTGAATCGTGTGCAAACTATTGCAGTTTCCAAGAGATCGAGGAACCCGCCCAGAGAGATTgttttcaaaggcaactgcaccCTGCAAGACACCTCCAGCACATAAAGTCTCAGGCAGTTGGCCACTGAATTGATTGGTTGAAACATCAAATTCTTCAAGTTTTGAATAAAGGCCCATTTTAGGTGGCAAGGCTCCACTCAAGCTGTTGCTAAAAACCTTAAATGCTGTCAGTGCAGGAAGAAGGCCTATACTTGGTGGTACCTCACCGGACAAGTGATTGTCAAACAGACTCAGAAGTTGCAATTTCTTCAACTCGCCAAAATCTTCTGGAATCGAACCATTTAATTGGTTCATTGAAAGATCAATCTCCACCAAATTCAACGTTTCGACTCTCTGAGGTATCTCACCAGACAACTTATTCTGGAAGAGATACAAATTAGTCAAATTCTTCAACGAAAACAACCCATCAGGAATCTTACCTTCCAAATCGTTTATAGCTAAATCCAAGTGCTCAAGACTTGAAAGACTGGTCAAGCTCTCCGGTATTTCACCAATCAAATTCGCTTGTTTCATCCTCAAATACCTCAACTTCTTTAGCTGACCGAACTCCACGGGAATTGAAGAGGGCACAAACTCATTATACGCCAATTCCAGCTCTTCAAGATTGGAAAGCTTACCAATCTCCTTAGGAAACGTTCCGTTGAACTGATTCCCAAACAGACGCAATGTCTGCAACCCTGTCAGGTTCGCTATCTGTGGTGGAATACTGCCTGTGAAGTTATTATCTCCGAGGTCTATATACCTGAGACCTGATAATTTATCAATATCATCAGGTATTGGACCGACAAAAAAATTCTGTGACAGGTCCAAGTACTGAAGCTTTGTGCAATTGTACAGAACTTTTGGAAATCCTCCTGGAATGTGGTTCAAATTCATGTCGAGAAATGTCAGGTTTTTCAGGTCACAAACTGTTGCTGGGATTGTTTTTGTGATGTTTTTATCTCCTAGGTGAAGTCCAGACACCGAGCCATCGTCTCCACAGGTTACCCCTGTCCAATTACACGGTGAGGATGATGTGTTCCAGGACTGAATGGACGATGGATTGCCAAGTTGTTTTTGCAGGTTTAGAAGGATAGTTTTTTCAGTGTTGGCATCTTGGGAAATTACTTTGAAGGGCAGGGAAAGTAGGACTAGAACGCAGAGGAGGGTTGAAGTTCTGAGAAATAGGATGGTTAATTCGGACATCCTGAAGGGTTTCAGGTGGTTTTTCCGGTTGGGTTTATTTTGCCGCGAAGAGAAGGGCGAGGCTTAACGGCAGGATTTGAAATGTGGTTGGCATTTGGCAAAGGAAGATGAGGGGAGATGTTGGGTATAAATCCGGTTAGCGAAATGACATTCACAGCGACAATAATTACATATGCACCACTGAAAGTGATTTGATGAATCAACGACTAGTAAGAGTTTGTGGTTCTTTCACTGAtcaattactttaaattaagtGACCGTTTGTCATTTGATGCTCGTgcttttaaaatagtttttaaattatatttagtctgaaaacattaaataaattttttgagatattttcttgataattttaataatttaatattaaaaataagagagattttgataaaaaaatactatattttaatatttttctaattaaaaagtaatttaaatatACTATATCATGAGTTACTTTACATGTTGATACTCGTGTTTagtattataataacaattattttttaaaatatttattttatttaaaaatattattttttaaaatttatttttaatattagtgctTCAGAACAATCTCatggcataaaaaataaaatttaaatataaggTGTGTTTATGTATATAACTTGTCTTTGAGTGGACTTGAAAAGTGAATGATACTATGAGATCataacagtttttttaaaaatctacatgataatttcctagaattttctctagaaaaaaaaattccttttatttaaatttaaaaaccctTTGAGACACAACttgcataataatttttttaaaatatttatcaaatttgttttaGTAAGAAtggataataaaaatttatatttaaaaaaaaaaatgctaataaCGTTGTAgctctgattttttttgctcaatcattaaaaaaaactatttatttagttaaataatttctattttttgtactcactctatatataattacatttcaaattttaattttataaaaactaaaataacatttttatttatttattttgcatctaAAATTTATCTCACATAATCagatatacttttttaaaaatcacatttAAATGGGTTGGGCTAGAGTGGGATCATATCCTGGGCCAATATGTCATAGTGGTCTAGAGATCAGGCTACCTGTATTGCAATTATGCAGCCGACCAAGTAAAAGTCCTCACAGTTAATGATTTATGCAATGGCGGTAAATTAGTTTCTTATGGAAAAACTTTGTGCCTCTAACCTTTGTAGCTAGCTAGTAGGCACTGTTGTTCTCTTCTCTGAAACTTGGCAAAATGCATTTTCTGAATCAATTTGAACAGAGTATGGAAGTCACATCTTAAGTATTGTGCTGCCCCGATTCTGTAACATCTAGAAACTTGACCATTATCCCTTTTTATGCACTGTTTGTTAAGTTAATTGTTTATAAGTAATACTGTATATGACTATTATGAGTGAGCTGAATGAAAATAAGCTTCTCAAATCTTTCGTGTAAAAGCTCTCTTCATCATTTATCTTCTCCTTCAGTTTGTAACAGTATACAGCTATACCAGAAGCAGCTGCAACATTATGctttatatatagttatgaAAAATTACCACCATATTATTCTCCTGAATGACTGGAAGAGTTACAAAAAccaaatttttatatatgaactGATATGAAGGAGCTTTTAAGCCAgtgaagtaaataaataattaccaaagtgaaaaaaaataaataaaccaattgCTAAATCCTCATCTGGGTTCTTGTAATAATTTCCTTCACATGATTATTGCCCAATAATGAATGATAACAAGATTGAAAATCTGTTTGTTGGTGAAGAAGAAGGTGGTAATGGGATACTGCCAAACACGGTAGGGTAAGAGGGTGCATTGTCAGGCAATAGTCTGGTGACGTAAAAGAGGCACGAGGCAGCGACtgggaaggaaggaaggaaggttCATGCCCTTGGGTCTCCTTTACTCAATGGCTTTGATTCGCTGTACAATGCTGACTATTCTTATTTAAGTCTTCGGTCAAACttctgaaattgaaaaccattgTATTGCTTTTGGATGTATCTATCTATTTTCTACTTGAGGGGGGCTGGAAGGACGCAAAGATCCACTCTCTTTAATGGTCGTGGTGGCCACGTCTTGGACCGTACGTTATTTTCTTAATGAATGAAGGAAAGAATATGGAGGCATTCTATGGGAATAATGTTTTATCACTCTAAGCtagaaaatctattttaatcATTCTAGATTGAACTCTCGCTAAATTAGTGAAAGCATAGACCCACTAATTAAGaactgaaattaataataataaaatttaatttcatcccaCGAGTTTAAAGGTTAAGCCGAGATATGAGCTATCATGTCCgagctcaaatattttttaaatttcatcttttaatattggattgaatgataattgagttttataatttgtttcaatttgctttctattaagTTATTCTGGTTTAATGACCCAATTCGttgatttgacatgttaactcaagttgactcagattattttttttgtattttttaaattaatttttaataaaaattcatcctttaacatggagtttattagaaattgagctttataatatgttttgattttttttttatgaggttattatgGTCTCATAACTCGATATACAGAGGTTAACCTAATTTAATCCAAATCGATCCAATATATTTccatcttgaatatttattttgaatcaaattatatttttatcggtAATTTAGATTATCTTTTAATCCATTAAGTCAATTGATCATATCAAATTAGTTCTCAtacgatttaatttttttcaagtaatttttgtaaatattactaaataattttatgCTTTATTGGGTATTAAATATTGTCCCCAAGAGGCGTGGCGTGGTGGCAAAGGGtttgagatctgcacagcaggtctcAAGTTCGAGTTAGGGCGTGCATCTtttgtaagagcctgggacaaCCGCGATTTTACTCGCTTATCTGGACTCACAAAATACGCTTTCCGGGAAGTGGGGTttcctcgaataaaaaaaaaaagggtatagATACCTGTAAGTTAATAAGTTTAtagcatttgtttttgttatagcATGGTTAATTGTGCGCTATTTTCTCTGTTATTAAGTTTAAAGTTCAGAAACATATTTGATATCATAAAGattatttagattttaagtTGTGTATGGATTTATGTgtagtatttaattaaacattCTAATATATGCTTGAATTTCTATACAAAAGTTCCTTAATTGTTGTAAATTATGGATTAACCTCTGCAATGTGAGGCATAGTGTAAACACGAAGGAAATGTGGTGGAGTATGCATGCAATTGAATTCAAAAGTTTGGAGCACTGAGAGCATGTACCAGTTCTTCTTCGTCTGCCATCATCATCTACATCTTCAATAGCTGAAATGGCTCGAAGATTCAAACCAGATTCTTGAAAATCTACTGAACTCCCCAgtgttttgaattataaaaataaaatctacgtTAAATtggtaaattaaaacaaatagcCCTGCTACTTCTCATGCTTAATGTGTAGATGAATTAAGGAGCATAAATGATAAATCTACACCTCACAGTTATATAAAGAGCCTCAAAGAAtgcccacaaaaaaaaaaaaattaataattccatTCTTGCACTTTTGATGTTGATGTAGAAAGAGCACGCAGCATCTGTATCTAGCTTTCTTTTTGTAGGCATATTGAtcttaacattataaaaatttaagggtATGATATGAAGCAAACCATACTGTTATACactaaaattaaccaaaaatttacaaaataagcCAAACTTGATTGCAGACTAGAAGTGGGCTTGAGCAGTTTTGagtaaataacaataataagatTGGCGAAAAAAAGTATAAAGAGTGATCTACATGGTGCAagatttttaaaacaagaaattaaatagGATGAACGTAGAGTTACTTGAAGTTACCTTAAATGAAATATGGTGAATGagtaattattgaaaattattttgaatttttttatttaaaaaaagatgcaagatagaggaaaacaacaacaaaaagaacaGTAATTACTATGCAATTGAATCAAGTTCACAAGGTTTTCAAAGCTTATTTATCTTGTAGGTTGATAGATTTAGTAGGCTTGTAAAAATACACTTAAAATAGTAGACTtgtaacaataaatttaaaaataaatagacttGCGTTTTCATTGTAATTCGGTAAGCTtgtagtttttattataaaaaaaacttaaaaaatataaaaaatatgttttttttttatcaagaatcTCACTTCTATCAAGAATAACtttatagttaatttaaaaggtttttttttttctagttgagGCATCcctacaaaaaaacaaaaaacccgagtcatatataattcaattactTGCCACTTTCACATTTAGAACTCACGGGTTAATTTTACATGGAAGATTTATGGGCTATTTATTGGTGACACATTTGATTCAGACCTAGCTGATGACCCATGACTAAAATCCATTGAACAACGGCTGCACCGTAAAGGGATCACACTTTATACTGGAAGGGCTTGGAGGCACGGAGACCGTGACCCATACCCTGGATGGCACCGCTCGCTGCAGCTATGGACACAAGGAAGCAGACCAGGTTCAAAAGCTGAAGGGCCAACCCCCTAATGCTTAGCCTTTTAATCTTATTCTGGGCAATGTGCATCTCCACAGGGAAATAGACTGTCATGGGGCCATACGAAATTGCCCCAAGAAGTGCTAGTATTTCATTGAAGAAAGGCAACGCCATTGCAAGCAAAGTTGCTACCACAACGAAGGTTGTTCTCCCAGTTAGCCTTAAGAAGTTGACGCTAAAATTCAACTTCTTGCTGCCAATTCTTAGTGGGTATTCGGTGTTTACAAATTCGGAATCCGGCCACCTCATGCTAGCCCACGACTCAAATGTGCTGAAAAGGGGCTGGGCAAGTACCTGTCAATGGAGAGAAACTCTTTAGCAAAACATGCCATTAAATTGATATGCAGGGATGGGATCTTAGGAGGTATGGAGGCACCTGGTATGCACCCACGAGGTGCACCACAATGCAGACATTGGCTAGGTCTATCAGCCAGAAAGGCTCGTAAAATCCAAAGCCAGTTAGCATGTTCCCTGGTGCTTTGTTCCCAAATGCGGCGTAGCCAAAGCAACCACACATCAAGTAGAAGGTTGTTGAGGTTAATATAGCTATCATGTTGGCCTTCTTCATTGCTTTATTTTCTGGTGGTGATGACCTTAGTGTGTCCTGATAATTCACAGTAAATGCAGTGTCAAAAGGGTTCAGTGCTCCGTAGAGCTCAATTGGAAGCAACGCAGACTCCTTTTATGATTTGTTCATACAAAACACAGCACACAAAGGAGGTAATTTAGCCTTGCTATTTAACATTCAGCCACGCATCAGGATTGTGGAAAAGCAAATTGGTCAAAGACGTACCCTTGAGCTTTTAGTCAAACCCAACTCAGCCCctaaccttttgtttttctgattTTAGTCCCTAAAACTGACCACCTCCATTAAAAATAGATGGCTATTTTGATAGGTTAAAAACGTAACTGATATGGCTGTAAATTACTATTGTCATTGTTGACTATGCTCTTAACTTTTGTTTCAGGCACTCAGAAATGTTGCTCAATATTCTCGAAATCTTACTTGAATTTCAATCAAAATGACAGAATACGCGCAAGCGAATGCCATATCACCGATTGCTCTAAATATTGTCCATATTTTTTCTGCTGCTGTTACATCCACTCCAACTTCTACTCCTGTAAGTGTTGTTCTATGCCCATGCCCTGtttcagaaggaaaaaaagacacCATTTTAATACtacctgagaaaaaaaaagaaggtgaaCTGACTTGAAGGAACAGAGGAAAACTACCTGAGATGACCTTGGCAAACGCCAGTCCTAGTCCAATTGATGAATAAGCAAAAGACATGATGGCAGCAACGATTGAGAGCCATGAAAGCTTGTGGAAATTTGGGATTTGTGACACCAAGATTTCAGTAATCCCAAGTCCAATCATGTACTTGTTGTTGGAAAACTTGCATGGAGCTCCACGGCCTCTCTTGTGGAAgcaatttgattttcttatagCCCTAGAACAATATCCACCATCTTTATACAAACAAGCACACTTAACTTTATAGATTATAGCCAGCAACACTAACATGTTCATCAATCATCCTATAataaatcttgttttatatatttttttaaaatcaagggCCATTTCACTGCGTTTGTGCATATGCTCACAGATTGTGATTTCTGTCCACTATATTACATGTAAATCATTGCTCACATCATCAtatacgtaaaaaaaaaaaatgtttacttaCACCATGCTAACAGAAGCAGTAATCGTGTAGCCAATTGTTGCTCCACCAAGAATGAGAAATTGGAACAGCCCACAAACCTTGCGCATGTTTTCACC includes:
- the LOC118030660 gene encoding uncharacterized protein; amino-acid sequence: MSELTILFLRTSTLLCVLVLLSLPFKVISQDANTEKTILLNLQKQLGNPSSIQSWNTSSSPCNWTGVTCGDDGSVSGLHLGDKNITKTIPATVCDLKNLTFLDMNLNHIPGGFPKVLYNCTKLQYLDLSQNFFVGPIPDDIDKLSGLRYIDLGDNNFTGSIPPQIANLTGLQTLRLFGNQFNGTFPKEIGKLSNLEELELAYNEFVPSSIPVEFGQLKKLRYLRMKQANLIGEIPESLTSLSSLEHLDLAINDLEGKIPDGLFSLKNLTNLYLFQNKLSGEIPQRVETLNLVEIDLSMNQLNGSIPEDFGELKKLQLLSLFDNHLSGEVPPSIGLLPALTAFKVFSNSLSGALPPKMGLYSKLEEFDVSTNQFSGQLPETLCAGGVLQGAVAFENNLSGRVPRSLGNCNSLHTIQLYSNSFSGEVPAGVWTASNMTYLMLSDNSFSGGLPSKLSWNLSRLELSNNRFSGPIPPGISSWVNVVDFKASNNHLSGEIPVEITSLPHLSNLLLDGNQFSGQLPSKIISWKSLTSLNLSRNALSGQIPKEIGSLPGLQYLDLSQNHFSGEIPLEFDQLKLLLLNLSSNHLSGKIPDQFDNLAYDNSFLNNSNLCAVNPVLNFPNCYAKLRDSKKMPSKTLALILVLTVTIFLVTMIVTFFMVRDYQRKKAKRDLAGWKLTSFQRLDFTEANILASLTENNLIGSGGSGKVYRVAINRAGDCVAVKRILNNEKMDHNLEKEFLAEVQILGTIRHANIVKLLCCISSESSKLLVYEFMENQSLDRWLHGRKRSSSMGTSSVHNSVLDWPTRFQIAIGAARGLSYMHHDCSTPIIHRDVKSSNILLDSELKARIADFGLARILAKQGEVHTMSVVAGSFGYMAPEYAYTTRVNEKIDVYSFGVVLLELATGREPNSGDEHTSLAEWAWQQFGQGKPVVDCLDQEITEPCFLQEMTTVFNLGLICTHSMPSTRPSMKDVLEILRRGSADSNGEKKTGAELDVVPFL
- the LOC118030662 gene encoding amino acid permease 8, coding for MGTAIGRQELMIQHAVCESGSDHRTISDGEVDDDGKPRRTGMVWTASAHIITAIIGSGVLSLAWGMAQLGWIAGIGILLTFSVITYYTSSLLADCYRYPKSVSGKRNYTYMAAVNAYLGENMRKVCGLFQFLILGGATIGYTITASVSMVAIRKSNCFHKRGRGAPCKFSNNKYMIGLGITEILVSQIPNFHKLSWLSIVAAIMSFAYSSIGLGLAFAKVISGHGHRTTLTGVEVGVDVTAAEKIWTIFRAIGDMAFACAYSVILIEIQDTLRSSPPENKAMKKANMIAILTSTTFYLMCGCFGYAAFGNKAPGNMLTGFGFYEPFWLIDLANVCIVVHLVGAYQVLAQPLFSTFESWASMRWPDSEFVNTEYPLRIGSKKLNFSVNFLRLTGRTTFVVVATLLAMALPFFNEILALLGAISYGPMTVYFPVEMHIAQNKIKRLSIRGLALQLLNLVCFLVSIAAASGAIQGMGHGLRASKPFQYKV